CCCGTTAAAACCTCGGTCTTGAGCTAGACTTTTTAGCTGTTGCTGCCAAATTTCTTCCCTCACAGCATCCAGTTTTAAATCATCATATCTTTCTTCTGCTAGTAGACATCTCAATTCCTGAAAGATTTGCTGCTTTTTCGCAGGAGTGATAAGTTCCAAATTATCAGGTATAGCCAAAGCTAGATGTACTCTTAATCTCGTTTTTAGTTCTAAAATAGTCAAATGGCTAGCTGTTTCGGGCTGAGATAAAATTGGAATGTCTACAGCACAAGCAAATAAACGTCCGGGAAACACTTGTTTAGGAAAGCGATATCGCTCATCAAGAGAGCAAATAATTAAATGATGTTCAGTAACTTTTTCAAGTAAGAAAACCTTCGTCTGATTCAACTTCACTAATTTAGCATCGCCAAACTGCATCGTCGTGTTCGCTGGTAGCTCTAGAAGAGTTTTGAGCGGTACAAATTGTGAAATGATCGAAATTTGGAAAAATCGAATTTCGTCGAGCGTGTAAGCAAACACATCGGTTTCAGAATCATTATTTCCATCCCAGGTAATCGTTATAGGTCGGTCTGTTTCATTTAATGAAGTTACTACTCCATAATGCTGACCTTGGGTTACGATATCGCCTAAATTAAAAAGGTGCGATTCTGCTAACTTTGGTTGAGGAAGGGATGCTCCAAAAACTGCTACTACGTCTACAACTTCTAAGCTTTGGATTTTTGAGTCAGTCAGTTCGAGCAAACTGTTTGGATTTTGGTCGGTCGTGTTGAGGTTGAAAAGTTGGCTCATTTTGAGTTATATTGAGTTAGATTGCTAGTCCAAATGTAGTGCGATCGCATCGACCCAATATCACTATTAAAGTAGGTAGCAAATCGTCTCAATCCTCCTGTTAATAGCAGCGCTTTGACATACTCTGTAGCAATTGCCGCTACTTGTTGATTAACGAATAATCCTTGTTGATTGCGTAATGCGATTTCCGCACAAGAAAGTGTAGTATCGCTCAATTCTTCAGGTTGAGGTTCCAGCAATTCAGGATGCTGCAAAGTAGGTGAAGGCAGGTTGATACAAAAGCTAGGATTATCTGGGTTGTCGAAAGCGTTTTTAAGTTCAAATTGATTGGTTGAACCTAGTAATACTTGTCCAGAATTTGAATGGGCGTGATTACCGCAATCCAAATACAAAATATTCGGTTCTTTATTTTGATTGAAATCTAAACATTGGCTGATTTGGTAACGGGCTGCTGCATTGTCCACACAGCCGATAATTACAGTTAAACCTCTCCAATAATTATCTAATAAATCTCGCTGAAAAGGTTTGGCGGTCGCAGTTAGATTGCATCCCAATGCCAGGTTGTATCTAGTTGCTAGGACTAGGGCTTTATTGCAGCCTATTTCGCTCTGAATAAAGTTCTGTCTGGCAATGTTTTTAGCTTCAACAATATCAGGATCTACCAAGGTGCAACTAACCTTTTTGTTGCTACTTGTTTCTAAGACTTTGAGCAGCCTAGCTATATTAGGTACAAGCCATCCTCCTGTTCCCCCAGTTCCAATAACCCAGATGTTGATTTGTTGGCTGTTTCGAGTTAAAATTGGTACAGATTTGCTGTAATTTAGGTCTAGCATATATTTAGTAAGTGAAAAAATTGCTGAATTTACTCAATTATTTAAAACTTATTTACAGTGTTAATAAAAGAATCAGTATGTTAGTTAACCATACTGATTCTCGTGTGTAAGGAAAAATCATTATCGCAGAAAATAGGTGCAACAAGTGCCCTAAATTCACGCTTTCTCAACCAGCGTCGGTGGTAGTTCAAATACCCAAGACGCCGGAATCGAGTAAAAGTGGGAATAAATGCCAATTCGAGCATTAATTTCCGGCTGGCTTTTCAGCTTACCTAAAACTGCAAATATTCTAAATCCAGTTTCTTCTCGATTGTCTGTTTCCGAAAATTCACTACTCATATTGGCATGAGAATGCACTTCAATCAAAGCTCTTTCATAAGATGAATCGAGCGAGCTTATTAACGGCGTAACGCTAGTTGACGTGGCAATTTGGGCTGGTACTTCTAAATGCCAATGTCCGGTTTGAAAGGATAGGTGAAAAAGTATTTCATTTTCGTCCGCGTCTTCACTAAGTAACAACATCAATTTAGTTATTTCCATCGGTACGCGAGGGTATTCCATTTGAAAATAAGGTTCTATTGCTGCCAATCCAGCAATTCGACAATTGGCAATTGGAAAACAAGCTTTAATTCCTTGTCGTTGCGCCCTAACAAATATCCCATTTCTAGATAACCAATATTCCAGTGCGCTATCACTCATCGGGGGTAGAGTTGAATGTAGAGCAGTTTTATACTCTACGAATTGAGTCATATTCATCTTGTAATTGTTTCCAAAACTTCAGCAAGAGAATTATTGACAAGCACTAAATCTTTGATGGGATAATTTCGTTTATTTGTCACCTGCATTAGTTGCTTAAGCACGTCTTGGGGATAGCGTTTTGATTTTCCTTGAATTAGATGATCGCTGAAATTACTCTGCCAAAATAATTCCCAGGCTACTCTTACTTGGCTTTCACAACAATTAGGTGGATGCAGTTCGCCAAAGCAAATTGCACCATCGCCATAAACATTAGGCAAAGGTGCAGCGTACAAAGGGGCATCTGGGTCAAATTGTTTGGTTTTTGATGCCCAAATCCAGTACCTAGTTTGATACCCTGCAAATACGAACGCTGGTAAGGGAATTTGCCACCGATTGTTATGGATCTGAATTTGATACTGTTGGGGTGGATAGTACTGGACTACCCATTTCCCAGATAACCCATGACCCCAGCGGACGGTATGAGAATCTAACCAACCCGAATCGATATCAGTATGGGCAAAGGCTTGTGCCAAAGCTGTGGGTGAGAGAAATTTACAGTGCGTTTTTTCTTGTTCTTGATAAATAAAAACGTACTGTCCTTCTAAGAATAAAAGCTGGGCTTGCACTTGGCCTAAATCGGTTTTTGGGATGATAGATTTGGCAATACTTCCAACGTCTAATGGGGGCAATGCAAGTTGCTTCTCTGAGCTTGGTTCCATAGATTAAAAGCTTTATACCTGTGTTCGATGTTGGCAGTCAACCATTCAGAAAATGCTGCCATTTGCTGCGCTAATTCCACAGCCCTTTCCCACTGTTTTTTCAAGTACAGAATATTCTCTTTCGTCCAAGGTAAAGATTCCCAGCATTCGTCGGTAATATCAATCCAAATACAATCCGTACTGCGATCGATAATGCTAACTACATTGTAGAAGTATTGCAGAGGTACTTCATTGGCAAGAGATAGCTGTTCTAATTTTTCCCAATCAATCTGTTCTGGTGGCGTTATGTGGGTAGGAGTAAAACCAAAAACAGATTCCCATTCTTCTAAGTCATATCCCCAACCTAGTAAACTGATGATGAATTGTTCGACCAGATTGAGTTGCTCGAAGTCTTCATTCCACCAACTAAGATTTTGGGGATAGATGGGAATTTCTTCGTATCGTTCTTCAATCGCCTCTAGGTCATCATAATATTCAATGGGAAACCATGAATTGAGCAGCTTCAAGAATTCAAGTTCCCGGTCTGTGTAGACTACAGCACAAGATTGTTGAAACAACTCAGTGATAGAATTG
The sequence above is drawn from the Leptolyngbyaceae cyanobacterium genome and encodes:
- a CDS encoding ThiF family adenylyltransferase, coding for MLDLNYSKSVPILTRNSQQINIWVIGTGGTGGWLVPNIARLLKVLETSSNKKVSCTLVDPDIVEAKNIARQNFIQSEIGCNKALVLATRYNLALGCNLTATAKPFQRDLLDNYWRGLTVIIGCVDNAAARYQISQCLDFNQNKEPNILYLDCGNHAHSNSGQVLLGSTNQFELKNAFDNPDNPSFCINLPSPTLQHPELLEPQPEELSDTTLSCAEIALRNQQGLFVNQQVAAIATEYVKALLLTGGLRRFATYFNSDIGSMRSHYIWTSNLTQYNSK
- a CDS encoding Mov34/MPN/PAD-1 family protein, encoding MTQFVEYKTALHSTLPPMSDSALEYWLSRNGIFVRAQRQGIKACFPIANCRIAGLAAIEPYFQMEYPRVPMEITKLMLLLSEDADENEILFHLSFQTGHWHLEVPAQIATSTSVTPLISSLDSSYERALIEVHSHANMSSEFSETDNREETGFRIFAVLGKLKSQPEINARIGIYSHFYSIPASWVFELPPTLVEKA